One region of bacterium genomic DNA includes:
- a CDS encoding DUF262 domain-containing protein, producing MEISVMTNISKIANAAAPDKPVLLQPDNHNKKYEALFVEIDTGQIKLPMFQREFVWDKEQSAKLIDSILKGFPIGTFIFWKTKEELRSYKDVGNHHLPDTPEGDYVQYILDGQQRITSLYAIRKGIRITKDGKEIDYKDIFINLDYDPVNDEQIAVTEEQENKRYVSVHRVLTCAITDLEDDYPDRKTRKQIEAYKNKLTTYDFSTITIKDYPIEIACEVFTRINTGGKALSIFEIMVAKTFDEKKKFDLAERFEMLRDGSDEEKQCLTAAKFETIPESIVMQCVAVITARAVRSVDILKIRRETFIANWEPMKAALFTAIDFIRSELRVSVSQLVPYPAILVSLTYFFHKTAHKKPTISQVRLLEQYFYWVGLTERYSSATESKLAEDFNKMDAIVAGNPPAYPATELHVDPKRIAETGFSAGNAYCKAVLSLLAYQQPKSFDTNGVVILDNSHLKIAASRNYHHFFPRKYLEENQKDKEPNLVANITLIDGYSNKHRIGKKAPSAYISKFAENNPELQATLQTHLIKDAVSYGVNSNDYDCFIMRRSKAIAAGLNLKLLSMNQVDALQGEDAE from the coding sequence GTGGAGATTAGTGTCATGACAAATATAAGCAAAATCGCTAATGCCGCAGCTCCAGATAAGCCAGTCTTACTGCAACCGGACAACCATAATAAAAAGTACGAGGCGCTGTTTGTGGAAATTGACACAGGTCAAATCAAGTTGCCGATGTTTCAGCGTGAGTTTGTCTGGGATAAAGAGCAATCAGCCAAATTGATTGATTCGATTCTTAAGGGTTTCCCCATTGGTACTTTTATTTTTTGGAAAACCAAGGAGGAATTGCGCAGTTACAAGGACGTCGGTAATCACCACTTGCCTGATACGCCGGAGGGCGATTATGTTCAGTACATCCTTGATGGTCAGCAACGAATTACGTCGCTCTATGCCATCCGCAAAGGCATCCGGATCACTAAGGATGGCAAGGAAATTGACTACAAGGACATTTTCATCAATCTCGATTACGATCCGGTTAACGATGAACAGATCGCGGTGACGGAAGAGCAGGAAAATAAACGATACGTTTCAGTTCACCGGGTTTTGACATGTGCGATTACCGACCTCGAGGATGACTATCCGGACAGGAAGACACGAAAACAGATCGAAGCCTACAAGAATAAGCTGACTACATACGATTTTTCCACCATCACTATTAAGGATTACCCCATTGAAATTGCGTGTGAGGTCTTCACGCGGATCAACACCGGCGGGAAAGCATTGAGTATATTTGAAATCATGGTGGCTAAGACTTTTGACGAAAAGAAGAAGTTCGACCTGGCTGAGCGGTTTGAAATGCTTCGGGATGGTTCCGACGAAGAGAAGCAGTGTCTGACAGCAGCTAAATTTGAGACCATTCCTGAGTCAATTGTTATGCAGTGCGTCGCAGTCATTACGGCCAGGGCCGTTCGTAGCGTTGACATTCTAAAAATTAGGCGAGAAACATTCATCGCAAATTGGGAGCCGATGAAGGCAGCGCTGTTTACCGCCATAGATTTCATCCGCTCGGAACTGCGAGTGTCGGTATCGCAATTGGTTCCGTATCCTGCCATCCTTGTATCGCTGACCTATTTCTTTCACAAGACTGCCCATAAAAAGCCGACCATTTCTCAGGTCCGTCTGTTGGAACAGTATTTTTATTGGGTGGGGCTTACCGAACGCTATAGCTCTGCAACAGAGTCCAAACTCGCCGAAGATTTCAATAAGATGGATGCAATCGTCGCCGGAAACCCGCCAGCTTATCCAGCCACCGAACTTCATGTTGATCCAAAGCGTATTGCAGAAACAGGGTTTTCGGCGGGTAATGCCTATTGCAAAGCCGTGCTGAGCTTGTTGGCATATCAACAGCCGAAGTCGTTTGATACCAACGGCGTAGTCATCCTCGATAACAGTCACCTCAAAATTGCTGCGAGTCGGAACTACCACCACTTTTTTCCGAGAAAGTACCTCGAGGAGAATCAGAAAGATAAAGAACCGAACTTGGTCGCCAACATAACCCTGATCGATGGCTATTCAAACAAGCATCGAATTGGGAAGAAGGCCCCCAGTGCCTACATATCCAAATTTGCCGAGAACAATCCGGAATTGCAAGCAACCCTCCAGACGCATCTCATCAAAGACGCGGTTTCTTATGGAGTGAATTCTAATGATTACGACTGTTTCATAATGCGGAGGTCAAAAGCCATTGCGGCAGGGCTGAACTTAAAATTACTGTCAATGAATCAAGTTGATGCTTTACAAGGGGAAGACGCGGAATAA
- a CDS encoding restriction endonuclease subunit S, translated as MKWQATRLDELGVLARGRSRHRPRDAAHLYGGPHPFVQTGDIKHAGLYVSEYSQSYSEAGLEQSKMWPKGTLCITIAANIGDTAILGFDACFPDSVIGFLADETKCDTRFIKYRFDTVKQQFQQVSQGAAQDNLSMEKLLALKIEVPPLATQLRIASILSAYDDLIENNRRRITLLEQAARHLYEEWFVRLKFPGHERTRIVNYVPEGWRKGSAFDAMYVMSGGTPKTTNFDFWDGDIPFYTPKDSVENFYVLDTEKHLTELGLNTCNSKLYPKDTVFITARGTVGNMNLAQKPMAMNQSCYALAGREDLTQKFLFCALRAAIQHFQQHAVGAVFDAIIVDTFKLIPFVRPELRLVHAFTEAIDPMFEKIDNLSQQNQKLRVARDLWLPRLMNGEIAT; from the coding sequence GTGAAGTGGCAGGCCACACGTTTGGATGAACTTGGCGTTCTGGCACGAGGCCGATCGCGCCACCGTCCGCGTGACGCTGCCCATTTGTATGGCGGCCCACATCCGTTTGTTCAGACCGGCGACATCAAGCATGCTGGACTTTACGTGTCTGAGTATTCGCAGAGCTATAGTGAGGCGGGATTAGAGCAGAGCAAGATGTGGCCAAAAGGGACCCTTTGCATCACCATTGCCGCCAACATTGGGGATACAGCTATTCTTGGATTTGACGCATGTTTCCCTGATAGCGTGATTGGGTTTCTTGCTGATGAGACTAAATGCGACACGCGTTTCATCAAATACCGATTTGACACTGTGAAACAGCAGTTCCAGCAGGTGTCGCAAGGGGCGGCACAGGACAACTTGAGCATGGAGAAGCTGCTGGCGCTTAAGATTGAAGTGCCTCCTCTCGCAACTCAACTCCGCATCGCCTCCATCCTCTCCGCCTACGACGATCTGATCGAGAACAACCGCCGCCGGATTACCCTGTTGGAACAGGCCGCGCGCCATCTCTATGAGGAATGGTTCGTTCGCCTCAAATTCCCCGGTCACGAACGTACTCGCATAGTCAACTACGTGCCGGAGGGGTGGCGTAAAGGCAGCGCTTTTGATGCTATGTATGTGATGAGCGGGGGGACTCCAAAGACTACTAATTTTGATTTCTGGGATGGCGACATTCCCTTCTATACTCCAAAAGATTCCGTTGAGAACTTTTACGTTCTCGATACCGAGAAGCACCTAACGGAATTGGGCCTGAATACATGTAATAGCAAACTCTACCCAAAGGACACGGTTTTCATAACTGCGCGTGGCACTGTAGGGAACATGAATCTTGCGCAAAAACCGATGGCCATGAACCAATCCTGTTACGCTTTGGCTGGTCGTGAAGATTTAACGCAGAAGTTTTTGTTTTGTGCCTTGCGAGCAGCGATTCAGCACTTTCAACAGCATGCAGTCGGTGCGGTATTCGACGCTATTATCGTGGACACTTTTAAACTGATTCCATTTGTCCGTCCTGAATTAAGGCTCGTTCATGCGTTTACAGAGGCAATTGATCCGATGTTTGAGAAAATCGACAATCTCTCACAGCAGAATCAGAAACTTCGCGTCGCCCGTGATCTGTGGTTACCGCGCCTGATGAACGGGGAGATCGCCACATGA
- a CDS encoding class I SAM-dependent DNA methyltransferase, translating to MSENAYGSIEKIEADLWEAADQLRANSKLTSSEYCMPVLGIIFLRHATNRFEAVNREIEAEMAAGRMKRKPQPADYIRRRALWLPENARYDFILGQSKDQDPSTLLNNAMKAIEESFEPLHNVLPKDFHIFTDRKVLEELLKIFNREALKTSGGDIFGRIYEYFLQEFSIAKAMDNGEFFTPPSIVQTIVNVIEPDHGTVADIACGSGGMFVQSSHFIEHTGQDTAKRVTFYGHEKTASTIKLAKMNLAVHGLEGQIAEANTFYDDPFTLAGKCDYVMANPPFNVDKVDAKVAEDKKRLPFGLPGVNKKTNTVSNGNYLWISFFYSYLNDHGRAGFVMSSQASSAGHDEQTVRRKIIETGAVDAMISVRGNFFYTRTVPCELWFFDRDKPADRRTKILMLDARQIFRKVTRKIYDFSPEQLSNLSAIVWLYRGQSDRFTNLVQQYLARTTAEAASISERMAAFSQGYEALVTATAPFLKTLPKDLPIRAAIKERDEAAKQCRECIAELVATIAKRWTKALIGPLASLKKATTDMGELAESCRDMIKDLDLLFKLAVRVIDSAEKDAKAREHDDWETRTITKLEKEFDALRKAAVEPLRQTAYFHRQAHWLLSRFPAAKLVDVPGLVKLVDRKEIEAADWSLSPGRYVGVAPAEVDVDFDFEQTMRDIHVELADLNKEAVALATKIQGNFEEMGI from the coding sequence GGCTGACCAGCTCCGGGCAAATTCCAAACTCACCTCCAGCGAGTATTGCATGCCCGTCTTGGGCATCATCTTTCTCCGTCACGCCACCAACCGGTTTGAAGCCGTAAACCGCGAAATCGAGGCCGAGATGGCGGCTGGCCGCATGAAGCGCAAGCCTCAGCCTGCCGACTACATCCGCCGCCGTGCGCTCTGGCTCCCTGAAAATGCCCGCTATGACTTCATCCTCGGCCAGTCCAAGGATCAGGATCCTTCAACCCTTCTGAACAACGCAATGAAGGCTATTGAGGAGTCCTTCGAGCCGCTGCATAACGTCCTGCCCAAGGACTTTCACATTTTTACCGACCGGAAGGTATTGGAGGAACTCCTTAAGATTTTCAATCGCGAGGCTCTTAAAACATCCGGTGGCGACATCTTTGGCCGCATCTATGAGTATTTTCTCCAGGAGTTTTCCATCGCCAAAGCCATGGATAACGGCGAGTTCTTTACGCCACCCTCCATTGTTCAGACCATCGTGAATGTTATCGAGCCCGACCATGGGACCGTCGCCGATATCGCCTGCGGTTCCGGAGGCATGTTCGTCCAGTCCAGTCATTTCATCGAGCACACCGGCCAGGATACCGCGAAGCGTGTCACTTTCTACGGGCACGAGAAGACCGCCTCGACCATCAAACTGGCCAAGATGAATCTCGCGGTCCATGGACTCGAAGGCCAGATCGCCGAGGCCAACACCTTCTATGACGACCCCTTTACCCTAGCTGGCAAATGCGATTACGTCATGGCCAATCCGCCTTTCAATGTCGACAAGGTTGATGCCAAGGTGGCGGAGGATAAGAAACGCCTTCCCTTCGGCCTTCCCGGAGTGAACAAGAAGACGAATACGGTGTCCAACGGTAACTATTTGTGGATTTCGTTCTTCTACAGCTACTTGAACGACCATGGCCGTGCCGGCTTCGTCATGTCCTCCCAGGCCTCCAGCGCTGGGCACGACGAACAGACTGTTCGCCGCAAAATCATCGAGACGGGCGCTGTGGATGCGATGATCTCCGTGCGGGGTAATTTTTTCTATACCCGCACGGTTCCCTGCGAACTCTGGTTTTTTGACCGTGACAAACCTGCGGATCGCCGCACCAAGATTCTCATGCTCGATGCCCGTCAGATCTTTCGCAAAGTCACCCGCAAGATTTACGACTTTTCCCCCGAACAGTTGTCCAACCTTTCCGCCATTGTCTGGCTCTATCGCGGCCAGTCCGACCGATTCACCAACCTCGTTCAGCAATATCTCGCCCGTACCACCGCAGAGGCCGCTAGTATTTCGGAAAGAATGGCCGCGTTCAGCCAGGGCTACGAAGCGTTGGTCACCGCAACGGCTCCGTTCTTGAAGACGCTTCCCAAAGATTTGCCGATTCGCGCCGCCATCAAGGAGCGCGATGAGGCCGCGAAGCAATGCCGGGAATGCATCGCCGAACTTGTTGCCACCATTGCCAAACGCTGGACTAAAGCCCTGATAGGCCCGCTTGCCTCTCTAAAGAAGGCCACGACGGACATGGGGGAACTTGCCGAATCCTGCCGTGACATGATCAAAGATCTCGATCTCCTCTTCAAACTTGCTGTGCGTGTGATCGATTCCGCCGAGAAGGACGCCAAAGCCCGCGAACACGATGATTGGGAAACCCGTACCATCACAAAATTAGAGAAGGAGTTCGATGCGCTGCGTAAGGCTGCGGTGGAGCCCCTGCGGCAGACGGCCTACTTCCACCGCCAGGCCCATTGGCTCCTGAGCCGTTTCCCCGCCGCCAAACTTGTGGATGTGCCCGGCCTGGTCAAACTTGTGGATCGCAAGGAAATCGAAGCGGCAGACTGGAGTCTCTCGCCTGGCCGCTATGTTGGGGTCGCTCCCGCCGAGGTGGACGTGGATTTCGATTTTGAGCAGACCATGCGTGACATCCATGTTGAACTTGCCGACCTGAACAAGGAAGCGGTGGCTCTGGCGACGAAAATCCAGGGGAATTTCGAGGAGATGGGGATATGA